GATGATAAGAATTTTTTCAACAAGTTCTTTCAAGGTTAACTTAAAATTCAGAAATGAAGCGATTTCGTGAAGCGCTTTCAAATGTTCAATCTCTTTTTTTACTGCGGGAATGTATTCCATAGATTTATTATATATCTTACAAATTTTTTTTTGTTTTGTCAAGATGTTTTATATACTTTTCTGCATCCTGTTTTGTGCTGATTTTTTTTATCACCTGTGTTTCTTCAATTTTTTGTAGAATTTTGCCAACAAGCGGTCCTTCAGGAATTTTTAGTATTCGCATAACATCAAAACCGTTCAATAATTTTTTGGGAATAATTTTTTCTTTTTTAGAATAGTATTTATGTAATAATTTGTTTGCGATTATTTTATGCAGGGTTCTTGTTCTGCCTTTTGGATAAGTATAAGCATCAGCAACAGATAAAACTATCAGGTCAATTGCGTCGTCTGTTAAGTCCCTGAAAAATCGCCATACTGCTTTATCAGTCAACATTTTTGCAGTTGTCAAATTACCTATCCGCATATGGTGTCGGATAAGTTTTATAAGATAATTTATTTCAGTATTTGAAAGTTTCAGCCGTTTCCCGATATTTACAATAGTTTCACAGCCGCGTTCCTCGTGTTCAAAAAACCGCAAACGTCCGTCAATCTTTTTTGCTACAGTTGGTTTCCCAATATCGTGCAGAAGTGCTGCCAGTTTTAGGAGTGTTTTTCGCTTGATTGTTCTTGATATTTTTTGTTCAAGATGCTGAATTATTTTTTTGGTATATTGAGGAAAAACATTTTTGAAACCTGCAGTATAGAATTTTTCTAACACTTTTAATGTATCAAAAGAATGACCTAAAAGTCCCATTTCAGGATAATAGCATTTTGCAATATTTTTTGCAGATATTAGTTCTGGAAAAAGTTCGTTAAGTAGTCCGGATTTATAAAGTTCAAGTATTACAGAATAACTGTTTTGTAATTCAAGTATTAAAAATAATTCGTAAAGTATTCTTTCAGATGGAATATTTTTTAAATTTCGCGAATAGTTTTTTATATATTTTTTAGTTTTAGGCTCAATCTTAAAATTTAGTTGTCCAGCAAACCGATATGCTCTTAAAAGCCGCAGCGGGTCAGCAACGAGATTTTTTTCGCAAATTGTCCGAATAATTTTGTTTTTTATATCAGCCAGACCATTGAATGGGTCAATAATATCTGCAATCTGCAATCTGCCTGCCCGACGACTTGTAGGCGGGCAATCTGTAATCTGTGTTGCCATCGCATTTATTGTAAAATCCCGACGGCTTAAATCGTCAACTATCCACATTTCTCTACTCCCTCCCATTCCTTGCAGTTGTGAGAAATCGTATATTTTATCCTTGATAACAACACGGTAGATTTTATTAAAATCGTCTAAAGTTATAAAACTACCTTTATTTTTTTTAGCAAATATCTGTGCTACCTTTTTTGCATTCGCATCTGTTACTAAATCAATGTCGTTACATTCCCTTTGTAAAAGCCAGTCACGAATATATCCACCGACAATCCAG
This is a stretch of genomic DNA from Elusimicrobiota bacterium. It encodes these proteins:
- a CDS encoding HD domain-containing protein, translating into MYNNKNIWIVGGYIRDWLLQRECNDIDLVTDANAKKVAQIFAKKNKGSFITLDDFNKIYRVVIKDKIYDFSQLQGMGGSREMWIVDDLSRRDFTINAMATQITDCPPTSRRAGRLQIADIIDPFNGLADIKNKIIRTICEKNLVADPLRLLRAYRFAGQLNFKIEPKTKKYIKNYSRNLKNIPSERILYELFLILELQNSYSVILELYKSGLLNELFPELISAKNIAKCYYPEMGLLGHSFDTLKVLEKFYTAGFKNVFPQYTKKIIQHLEQKISRTIKRKTLLKLAALLHDIGKPTVAKKIDGRLRFFEHEERGCETIVNIGKRLKLSNTEINYLIKLIRHHMRIGNLTTAKMLTDKAVWRFFRDLTDDAIDLIVLSVADAYTYPKGRTRTLHKIIANKLLHKYYSKKEKIIPKKLLNGFDVMRILKIPEGPLVGKILQKIEETQVIKKISTKQDAEKYIKHLDKTKKNL